A stretch of Deinobacterium chartae DNA encodes these proteins:
- a CDS encoding GNAT family N-acetyltransferase, translated as MQLRAVADMRANDWPDSEDGRYAARYLTPLAHEGTRAYVTNAHADLYALGNDEVVLPVAVPRGEGPGDSYVLSPYTHYVLYAREELRRETHPVLSALLSPALGAAGRALLAAGFDRAAQANAWLLSTNLYPPALRADHLPPMLHRLLEAFPDRPILFRSLDAHHNPGLLRALEALGCDLLFSRRVYYQDVTTARVRQRKQVRVDLARLRRSPYQEVAGPDFSDADLERARELYGRLYLEKYSRHNPQFTARFFRLARDGALLKLIGYRSPQGRLDAVLGYYVRGAVMTQPIFGYDTALPQSAGLYPLLSARVILEGQRLQLRVNASAGVGPFKRLRGGEPALEYHAVYTRHLPARQRRVWQALRAFLDRAAVPFIERGGY; from the coding sequence GTGCAGCTCAGGGCGGTAGCGGACATGCGCGCGAACGACTGGCCCGACAGCGAGGACGGACGCTACGCCGCGCGTTACCTGACCCCGCTGGCGCACGAAGGCACCCGGGCTTACGTTACCAACGCCCACGCCGACCTGTACGCCCTGGGCAACGACGAGGTGGTGCTTCCGGTCGCGGTGCCGCGCGGCGAAGGACCGGGGGATTCCTACGTCCTCTCGCCGTACACCCACTACGTGCTGTATGCCCGCGAGGAACTGCGCCGCGAGACCCATCCGGTGTTGTCCGCCCTGCTGAGCCCGGCGCTGGGGGCCGCAGGCCGCGCGCTGCTGGCCGCCGGTTTCGACCGCGCCGCGCAGGCGAATGCCTGGCTGCTGTCCACCAACTTGTATCCGCCCGCCCTGCGCGCAGACCACCTGCCCCCGATGCTGCACCGGCTGCTCGAGGCCTTCCCGGACCGGCCCATCTTGTTCCGTTCGCTCGACGCGCACCACAACCCGGGCCTGCTGCGCGCCCTCGAGGCCTTGGGCTGCGACCTGCTGTTCTCGCGGCGGGTGTACTACCAAGACGTCACCACCGCTCGGGTGCGGCAGCGCAAGCAGGTGCGGGTGGACCTGGCCCGGCTGCGCCGCAGCCCCTACCAGGAGGTCGCGGGGCCGGACTTCTCGGACGCGGACCTCGAGCGTGCCCGCGAGCTGTACGGCCGCCTCTACCTCGAGAAGTACTCGCGCCACAACCCGCAGTTCACCGCGCGCTTTTTCCGGCTGGCGCGCGACGGCGCGCTGCTGAAGCTGATCGGCTACCGCTCGCCGCAGGGCCGGCTCGACGCGGTGCTGGGCTACTACGTGCGCGGCGCGGTGATGACCCAGCCGATCTTCGGGTACGACACCGCCCTGCCGCAGAGCGCCGGGCTGTATCCGCTGCTCTCCGCGCGGGTGATCCTCGAGGGACAGCGCCTGCAATTGCGGGTGAACGCCTCGGCCGGGGTAGGTCCGTTCAAGCGGTTGCGCGGCGGCGAACCGGCCCTCGAGTACCATGCGGTCTATACCCGTCACCTGCCCGCGCGGCAACGGCGGGTCTGGCAGGCTCTGCGCGCCTTTTTGGACCGTGCCGCCGTGCCTTTCATCGAGCGCGGAGGCTACTGA
- a CDS encoding F390 synthetase-related protein — MKALTVLRSYLEVRRRRFASRAALLEWQDRQVQAHLRRVVARSPFYARRFADLPLGEWRSFPVLEKAGMMAHFDTLNTVGLRREEALTAALEAERTRDFTAQPRGLTVGLSSGTSGHRGLFVVSDAERLRWAGAVLARCLPDPLWAAQRVAFFLRADSQLYGSVASRRIRFAYFDLMQPLASQRARLEALDPTVLVGPPSLLRAVADAQAARYLRIRPRRVLSVAEVLEDFDRARLEEAFGVRVGQVYQATEGFLGFTCAHGTLHLNEDLVAVQRDELGQGRFHPILTDFHRLAQPIVRYRLNDVLVERSRPCPCGSPLLALDAVLGRADDLLDLPGRMGGRVTVYPDFARRALLAVSGPLEEYRIRQTGPDELEVALQPLRAALEAEVTHELRLVLGELGAALPRLRFVPYAPPPPGRKLRRVERAWSPEASCSSGR, encoded by the coding sequence ATGAAGGCCCTGACCGTGTTGCGCAGTTACCTCGAGGTGCGCCGTCGCCGCTTTGCCTCGCGCGCGGCGTTGCTGGAGTGGCAGGACCGGCAGGTGCAGGCTCACCTGCGCCGGGTCGTGGCCCGCTCCCCGTTCTATGCCCGCCGCTTTGCGGACCTGCCGCTCGGGGAGTGGCGCAGCTTTCCCGTCCTCGAGAAGGCCGGCATGATGGCGCACTTCGACACGCTCAACACGGTGGGGCTGCGCCGCGAGGAGGCGCTGACCGCTGCTCTCGAGGCGGAACGGACCCGCGACTTTACCGCGCAGCCCAGAGGGCTGACCGTAGGGCTTTCGTCCGGCACGTCCGGACACCGGGGCCTGTTCGTGGTCAGCGATGCCGAGCGTCTGCGCTGGGCGGGGGCCGTGCTGGCCCGCTGTCTGCCCGATCCGCTGTGGGCCGCGCAGCGGGTGGCGTTCTTCCTGCGGGCCGACTCGCAGCTGTACGGTTCGGTGGCCTCGCGCCGCATCCGTTTTGCCTATTTCGACCTGATGCAGCCGCTGGCGTCCCAGCGGGCCCGCCTCGAGGCCCTCGACCCCACCGTGCTGGTCGGGCCGCCCTCGCTGCTGCGCGCGGTGGCCGACGCGCAGGCGGCAAGGTACCTGCGCATCCGGCCGCGCCGGGTGCTCTCGGTCGCCGAGGTGCTGGAGGATTTTGACCGTGCGCGCCTCGAGGAGGCCTTCGGTGTGCGGGTGGGGCAGGTCTATCAGGCCACCGAGGGCTTCTTGGGCTTTACCTGCGCGCACGGCACGCTGCACCTCAACGAGGACCTGGTGGCCGTGCAGCGCGATGAACTGGGGCAGGGCCGCTTTCATCCGATCCTGACCGATTTTCACCGCCTGGCCCAGCCGATCGTGCGCTACCGACTCAACGACGTGCTGGTAGAGCGTTCCCGGCCCTGCCCCTGCGGCTCGCCGCTGCTGGCGCTGGACGCGGTGCTGGGCCGGGCCGACGATCTGCTCGACCTGCCGGGACGGATGGGTGGGCGGGTCACCGTCTACCCGGACTTTGCTCGCCGCGCGCTGCTGGCCGTTTCCGGACCGCTCGAGGAGTACCGTATCCGCCAGACCGGACCGGACGAGCTCGAGGTGGCCCTGCAGCCGCTCCGGGCCGCGCTCGAGGCCGAGGTGACGCACGAGCTGCGTCTGGTGCTGGGGGAGCTGGGCGCGGCCCTGCCCCGGCTGCGCTTCGTACCCTACGCGCCGCCGCCGCCGGGCCGCAAGCTGCGGCGGGTCGAGCGGGCATGGTCACCGGAGGCCTCGTGCAGCTCAGGGCGGTAG
- a CDS encoding MBL fold metallo-hydrolase, translating to MDDFSVTVLDTGYCLQWEPVTRRAAPARLARFHATCFLIRHPARKPVLFDTGYAPHFRTATARWPYRLYACVTPVTLGTPAVQQLRRMGLHPQDLEEIVLSHFHADHTGGLPDFPGVPLRYLEAAWTPLRGLRGFGALRRGFLPDLLPADFARRSRPIPGAALSALPPGFAPLSVGVDLYGDGSVWGVPLPGHARAQMGLLLRLSGGDLLLGADAAWSLEGVRWGQPPGPLAKLIFDSATDYQRSFAALSDLHARRPGLRMLFAHDPETARLAGETLR from the coding sequence GTGGACGACTTTAGCGTCACGGTGCTCGACACCGGGTACTGCCTGCAGTGGGAGCCGGTTACCCGCCGCGCGGCACCTGCCCGCCTGGCACGTTTTCACGCCACCTGTTTCCTGATCCGCCACCCCGCGCGCAAGCCGGTGCTGTTCGATACCGGCTACGCGCCGCATTTCCGGACGGCCACCGCCCGCTGGCCCTACCGGCTCTACGCCTGCGTGACCCCGGTGACCCTGGGCACTCCGGCGGTGCAGCAGCTGCGCAGGATGGGACTTCATCCCCAAGACCTCGAGGAGATCGTGCTGTCGCATTTTCACGCGGATCACACCGGCGGTCTGCCCGATTTTCCCGGAGTGCCGCTGCGTTACCTCGAGGCGGCCTGGACGCCGCTGCGGGGGCTGCGCGGTTTCGGGGCGCTGCGGCGCGGCTTTCTGCCCGATCTATTGCCCGCCGATTTTGCCCGGCGCTCGCGGCCCATCCCTGGGGCGGCCCTCTCGGCGCTGCCGCCCGGTTTCGCGCCGCTGAGCGTGGGAGTGGACCTGTACGGTGACGGTTCGGTGTGGGGCGTTCCGCTGCCAGGACACGCCCGCGCCCAGATGGGCCTGCTGTTGCGTCTGTCGGGCGGCGACCTGCTGCTGGGCGCGGACGCGGCCTGGTCTCTGGAGGGGGTGCGGTGGGGCCAGCCGCCCGGTCCGCTGGCCAAGTTGATCTTTGACTCGGCCACGGACTACCAGCGCAGTTTCGCGGCCCTCAGCGATCTGCACGCCCGCCGTCCGGGGTTGCGGATGCTGTTCGCCCACGACCCCGAGACGGCGCGACTGGCCGGGGAGACCCTGCGATGA
- a CDS encoding NAD-dependent epimerase/dehydratase family protein, whose protein sequence is MTVAVTGATGFLGGALTRRLLAEGLEVRALGRDPQRGAALSALGARFVPLDLEDARGLRAAVQGCDTVFHCAARSSPWGPHRAFYAANVLGTRQVVQACLNAGARLVHVSTPSLYFRYGGGLQVREDHPLPRPVNAYAATKRAAEHEVAAGQARGLEAVVLRPRALFGPGDTSVLPRLLAALERGRLPVIGSEDTVTDLTYIDNAVDALLLAARSAAAVGGTYNITNGEPVRLWPAVRRLADRLGLPGPGRRLPFQVAFGAAALLEGVHAALGLGEPVLTRYTVSVVARSATLDISAARRDLGYAPRVSVAEGLERFACAWEAERGRL, encoded by the coding sequence GTGACCGTGGCGGTGACCGGCGCGACCGGGTTTCTCGGGGGAGCCCTGACCCGACGCTTGCTGGCCGAGGGCCTCGAGGTGCGCGCCCTGGGCCGCGACCCGCAGCGGGGCGCAGCCCTGAGCGCGCTGGGTGCCCGTTTCGTGCCGCTGGACCTCGAGGACGCCCGCGGCCTGCGCGCCGCCGTACAGGGCTGCGATACGGTGTTTCACTGCGCGGCGCGGTCGTCTCCGTGGGGGCCGCACCGCGCGTTTTACGCCGCCAACGTGCTGGGTACGCGCCAGGTGGTCCAGGCCTGTCTGAACGCGGGGGCCCGCCTGGTGCACGTGTCCACGCCCAGTCTGTACTTTCGTTACGGCGGCGGGCTCCAGGTCCGCGAGGACCATCCGCTGCCCCGGCCGGTCAACGCCTACGCCGCCACCAAGCGCGCGGCGGAACACGAGGTGGCCGCAGGGCAAGCCCGGGGCCTCGAGGCGGTGGTGCTGCGCCCGCGCGCGCTGTTCGGGCCCGGCGACACATCGGTGTTGCCCCGGTTGCTGGCCGCCCTGGAGCGCGGCCGTTTGCCGGTGATCGGCTCCGAGGACACCGTGACCGACCTGACCTACATCGACAACGCGGTGGACGCCCTGCTGCTGGCGGCACGAAGTGCTGCGGCCGTGGGCGGAACCTACAACATCACCAACGGCGAGCCGGTACGGCTGTGGCCTGCGGTGCGCCGCCTGGCGGACCGCCTGGGCCTGCCGGGACCGGGCCGCAGGCTGCCGTTTCAGGTTGCTTTCGGGGCTGCGGCCCTGCTCGAGGGGGTGCACGCGGCGCTGGGGCTGGGAGAGCCCGTGCTGACCCGCTACACCGTGTCGGTCGTGGCGCGCAGCGCCACCTTGGACATCTCGGCGGCGCGGCGCGACTTGGGGTATGCTCCACGGGTGAGCGTGGCCGAGGGACTCGAGCGTTTCGCGTGCGCCTGGGAGGCGGAACGTGGACGACTTTAG
- a CDS encoding AraC family transcriptional regulator, with translation MPAESARFWHEEALGGFDLLSAHYITHSFAPHSHEGYTFGILEQGVEAFRHQGSRLHASAEQIVLVHPDVIHTGYAPLEDGWTYRMYYLADGVLERVARELGLRNAPYFPDPVMNDPLLYRELAALHRDLEGPLSPLEREGRALAAFSRLLLRQARGVRPPPAAVDSGAVRVARDYLEAHYARGVTLEELARAAGLSPFHLSRRFHLEVGLPPHAYQTLLRVRQASRLLRAGLAPAQVALEVGFADQSHLTRVFRRHHGVTPALYARARTF, from the coding sequence ATGCCCGCAGAAAGCGCGCGTTTCTGGCACGAGGAAGCCCTGGGCGGCTTCGACCTGCTCAGCGCGCACTACATCACCCACAGCTTCGCTCCGCACTCGCACGAGGGCTACACCTTCGGCATCCTCGAGCAGGGCGTGGAAGCCTTCCGCCACCAGGGCTCGCGGCTGCACGCCAGCGCCGAGCAGATCGTGCTGGTTCATCCGGACGTGATCCACACCGGCTACGCCCCGCTCGAGGACGGCTGGACCTACCGGATGTACTACCTTGCCGACGGGGTGCTCGAGCGGGTCGCGCGCGAGCTGGGTCTGCGCAACGCCCCGTATTTTCCCGATCCGGTCATGAATGACCCGCTGCTGTACCGCGAGCTCGCTGCGCTGCACCGCGACCTCGAGGGGCCGCTCTCGCCGCTCGAGCGTGAGGGGCGGGCCCTGGCCGCCTTCTCGCGGCTGCTGCTGCGGCAGGCCCGCGGCGTGCGCCCCCCGCCGGCGGCCGTGGACAGCGGTGCGGTCCGGGTGGCCCGCGACTACCTCGAGGCGCACTACGCGCGCGGCGTGACCCTGGAAGAACTCGCCCGGGCCGCCGGCCTGAGCCCGTTTCACCTGTCCCGCCGCTTTCACCTCGAGGTGGGGCTGCCGCCGCACGCCTACCAGACCCTGCTGCGCGTCCGGCAGGCCTCGCGGCTGCTGCGCGCCGGACTCGCTCCGGCACAGGTGGCCCTCGAGGTGGGGTTTGCCGACCAGAGCCACCTAACCCGGGTGTTCCGCCGCCACCACGGCGTCACGCCGGCCCTGTACGCCCGCGCAAGAACGTTCTAG
- a CDS encoding AzlC family ABC transporter permease has product MNDFLRGFRAVLPLWLGMIPFGLAYAVTARSAGLSFFETQTMSVLVFAGGAQFSAAGMFAAGAAPASIILTTLLLNARHLLYGLSLSRTLPLAGWRRAVGAHFLTDEAYGITTLEARPTFAYLLGAEMSVFFSWNAATALGAWLGASVPDPRALGVDFVFPLAFLALLVPLLRGAVELWVALISALAAVALAQVLPGGLMILTVAIGGSLLGAWLTRPRPELPGQRKETA; this is encoded by the coding sequence ATGAACGACTTCCTGCGCGGTTTTCGGGCCGTGCTGCCGCTGTGGCTGGGCATGATTCCCTTCGGGCTCGCGTACGCGGTAACCGCGCGCAGCGCCGGACTCTCCTTTTTTGAAACGCAGACCATGAGTGTGCTGGTCTTCGCGGGCGGCGCGCAGTTCTCGGCGGCCGGCATGTTCGCGGCCGGAGCGGCTCCGGCATCGATCATCCTCACCACCCTGCTGCTCAACGCGCGGCACCTGCTCTACGGTCTGTCCCTCTCGAGGACCCTGCCGCTCGCCGGGTGGCGGCGCGCGGTTGGAGCGCACTTTCTGACCGACGAGGCCTACGGCATCACCACCCTCGAGGCCCGTCCCACCTTCGCCTACCTGCTGGGCGCGGAGATGAGCGTGTTCTTCTCGTGGAACGCCGCCACCGCCCTGGGCGCGTGGCTGGGAGCGAGTGTGCCGGACCCCAGGGCGCTGGGCGTGGATTTCGTGTTCCCGCTCGCCTTCTTGGCCCTGCTCGTCCCGCTGCTGCGCGGCGCGGTCGAGCTGTGGGTGGCCCTGATCAGCGCACTGGCCGCCGTGGCCCTCGCGCAGGTGTTGCCCGGCGGACTGATGATCCTGACCGTCGCCATCGGCGGCAGCCTGCTGGGCGCATGGCTGACCCGCCCGCGTCCGGAGCTGCCCGGCCAGCGGAAAGAGACCGCATGA
- a CDS encoding AzlD domain-containing protein — protein sequence MSPLLTIALMGVVTYLSRYLGFALGHLELPDFWLRFLRFVPIAVFAALVAPELPGTSGEAPQRLLAAAMAAVAIWRFGQLWLGLAVGLLAFWVLRGLF from the coding sequence ATGAGCCCGCTGCTGACCATCGCGCTGATGGGCGTGGTCACGTACCTGTCGCGCTACCTGGGCTTCGCGCTGGGACACCTCGAGCTGCCCGACTTCTGGCTGCGCTTCTTGCGTTTTGTGCCCATCGCGGTGTTCGCCGCGCTGGTCGCACCCGAACTGCCCGGCACCAGCGGCGAGGCCCCGCAGCGGCTGCTGGCCGCCGCCATGGCTGCCGTGGCCATCTGGCGTTTCGGACAGCTGTGGCTGGGGCTGGCAGTGGGCCTGCTCGCGTTCTGGGTGCTGCGCGGCCTGTTCTGA
- a CDS encoding DUF2809 domain-containing protein, which produces MSPAVRRAALAAVCLAGEVAVVLYGGPGRTWVRGTLGDLLATALLFFVLGALTRWSRSVRAGLSLGAGLLVELAQALRVTPSGGAGELLLGRHFDPLDLLAYALGVTLAASLEASLERPSPLRAGSR; this is translated from the coding sequence ATGAGTCCGGCGGTCCGGCGCGCCGCGCTGGCCGCCGTCTGTTTGGCCGGCGAGGTTGCCGTGGTGCTGTACGGCGGCCCCGGACGTACCTGGGTGCGCGGCACGCTGGGAGACCTGCTGGCGACGGCCCTGCTGTTTTTTGTGCTGGGAGCCCTGACCCGCTGGTCGCGTTCGGTGCGTGCGGGGCTCAGCCTGGGAGCCGGCCTGCTGGTAGAACTCGCCCAGGCCCTGCGGGTCACCCCCTCGGGCGGGGCGGGCGAACTGCTGCTGGGGCGGCACTTCGACCCGCTGGACCTGCTGGCCTACGCCCTGGGCGTCACGCTGGCCGCGTCCCTCGAGGCCTCGCTGGAGCGTCCGTCGCCGCTGCGGGCGGGCAGCAGGTAA